One window of Candidatus Delongbacteria bacterium genomic DNA carries:
- a CDS encoding glycosyltransferase family 2 protein, whose protein sequence is MSKISVIIPTYNRINDFQKTINSVIKYLDNILEIIVVNDYPDSKIVMDNVTVINNKKNLGAGLSRNIGAEKANGDVLLFLDDDVILKNNITNDLQSFVEEGKFSVISTLEYQGTVKNFNLNKYLSSRGASKYNHGDVVKSNYLTTAFFAIHRNDFFKMGGFSSNFKGYGWEDTEFGLKLEKFNVLLKVIKSDSVHMHHKNCSEWSDQLINSAGNFLELIRFYPSYQKRFRLEKFNNRFYKIILNRFLLNFALLIDRITCSFYLEFLYRYIFICSIFIGVEKVKRG, encoded by the coding sequence ATGTCTAAAATTTCTGTTATTATTCCAACTTATAATAGAATTAATGATTTTCAGAAAACTATTAACTCAGTAATAAAATACTTAGATAATATACTCGAAATTATTGTTGTAAACGACTATCCTGATAGTAAAATCGTTATGGATAATGTAACAGTTATCAATAATAAAAAGAACTTGGGAGCTGGATTAAGTCGTAATATAGGAGCAGAAAAAGCAAATGGAGATGTTTTATTATTTCTAGATGATGATGTAATCTTGAAGAATAATATTACTAATGATCTTCAGAGTTTTGTTGAAGAAGGTAAGTTTTCTGTTATTTCTACACTTGAATATCAAGGTACGGTTAAAAATTTCAATCTAAACAAATATTTATCATCAAGAGGTGCATCAAAATACAATCATGGAGATGTCGTAAAATCCAACTATTTAACTACAGCATTTTTTGCTATTCATAGAAATGATTTTTTTAAAATGGGAGGGTTTTCCAGCAATTTTAAAGGTTATGGTTGGGAAGATACTGAGTTTGGTTTGAAACTTGAAAAATTTAATGTTCTTCTGAAGGTTATTAAGTCTGATTCTGTTCATATGCATCATAAAAACTGTAGTGAATGGAGTGATCAGCTGATAAACTCTGCAGGTAATTTTCTTGAGCTAATTAGATTCTATCCTTCGTATCAAAAAAGATTTAGATTAGAAAAATTTAATAACAGATTTTATAAAATAATTTTAAATCGTTTTTTACTTAATTTTGCACTTTTAATTGATAGAATTACCTGTTCATTTTATTTGGAATTTCTATATAGATATATTTTTATTTGCAGTATATTTATAGGGGTTGAAAAAGTCAAAAGAGGGTGA
- a CDS encoding GNAT family N-acetyltransferase: protein MQLEISSLAEHPGFLDILCEWHHIQWGYLYPNGGSIDKRSKRMQTHLTDDFIPSTFIAFNDNNIYGSAAIVECDMLDRTCYTPWIASVFVHENFRSKNVGRKLISHLLSECIIHKIPCIYLYTPDKQEFYKHFGFEVIEERNYMNTMVSIMKKIIFTI from the coding sequence ATGCAGCTTGAAATTTCTTCATTAGCCGAACACCCAGGATTTCTTGATATTCTTTGCGAATGGCACCATATTCAATGGGGATATTTATATCCAAATGGTGGGAGCATAGATAAAAGATCCAAAAGAATGCAAACTCACTTAACAGATGATTTTATACCTTCAACATTTATAGCTTTCAACGACAACAATATATATGGATCGGCAGCTATTGTTGAATGTGATATGCTCGATAGAACCTGTTATACCCCATGGATTGCTTCAGTTTTTGTTCATGAAAATTTCAGGAGTAAAAATGTAGGTCGCAAACTAATTTCACATTTATTATCAGAATGTATAATACATAAAATACCTTGCATTTATTTGTACACCCCCGACAAACAGGAGTTCTATAAACATTTTGGTTTTGAAGTTATTGAAGAAAGAAACTATATGAATACTATGGTATCAATTATGAAAAAGATTATTTTTACTATCTGA
- a CDS encoding RNA-binding protein, which yields MDIYVGNIPYGLSEDELKKTFEVHGAVTSARIIKDKETGRSKGFGFVNMPNNEEAQTAIKEMDGHDYNGRPLRVNEARGRN from the coding sequence ATGGATATCTATGTAGGTAACATTCCCTACGGTTTGTCAGAAGACGAACTTAAAAAAACATTTGAAGTACACGGAGCAGTAACTTCTGCTAGAATCATCAAAGACAAAGAGACTGGCAGATCTAAAGGTTTCGGTTTCGTAAACATGCCAAACAACGAAGAAGCTCAAACAGCTATCAAAGAGATGGATGGTCATGACTACAACGGTAGACCTTTAAGAGTTAATGAAGCAAGAGGCAGAAACTAA
- a CDS encoding glycosyltransferase, with the protein MRVLLLNYPYLKTELEKICNRILSVGPFPECDLFFDSISLIDIENDLKDFKPDIAIFTNSLDRPRVYSDLNVISCKKIFVSIDSTINFYWMRFYLKNFDMVLCDQPDLSDRFNNEGIRALPFLLACNHKKIIRSSEKRFDISFIGRFNKNVRLKRSNIVNKLQNAGFKINIVDGVQKSVCEDEVYKIYAQSKIVLNENMFPSLNLRLFEIMGSGCVCFTEENDLINTYFKDENLILKYNSSNIIHKLRKILDDEKRIKEISENAQKFIVENHTEEKRAGYLSIIIDEIIKESREEVAYYLDNTLLAMMYLYEKYKFPEYKDYIENNCGKISDTNLKKHLTILGLYNFPPEENDEYYKLWYNILVKNEFGYRHNFDNYSQIMLWSAEKKYKNGEIINPGFTNETSNPMMSSSFEFYNRLIKSNQYKEEALKKIIDILVSIKAFDFALHYAEILKNYNDSFKFKTIYDMLKRESYV; encoded by the coding sequence ATGAGAGTTCTATTATTAAATTATCCCTATTTAAAAACTGAACTAGAAAAAATTTGTAATAGAATATTATCTGTTGGTCCATTTCCAGAATGTGACCTTTTTTTTGATTCGATTTCTCTAATTGATATTGAGAATGATCTTAAGGATTTTAAACCTGATATAGCAATATTTACAAATAGTTTGGATAGACCTCGAGTATATTCTGATTTAAATGTAATTAGTTGTAAAAAAATATTTGTTTCAATTGATTCAACCATAAATTTTTATTGGATGAGGTTTTATTTAAAAAACTTTGATATGGTGCTTTGCGATCAGCCAGATTTATCTGATAGGTTTAATAATGAAGGGATTAGAGCACTTCCTTTTTTGCTGGCATGTAATCATAAAAAAATTATTAGAAGTTCAGAGAAAAGATTTGATATTAGTTTTATTGGAAGATTTAATAAAAATGTTAGATTAAAGAGATCCAATATTGTTAATAAACTTCAAAATGCTGGATTTAAAATTAATATTGTTGATGGAGTTCAAAAAAGTGTTTGTGAAGACGAAGTTTATAAAATATATGCTCAGTCTAAAATTGTACTCAATGAAAACATGTTTCCTTCACTGAACTTGAGACTTTTCGAAATAATGGGTTCAGGTTGCGTTTGTTTTACAGAAGAAAATGATCTCATAAATACTTATTTTAAGGATGAAAATCTAATTCTAAAATACAATAGTTCAAATATTATTCATAAGCTTAGAAAAATTTTAGATGATGAGAAAAGAATTAAGGAGATTTCAGAAAATGCCCAGAAATTTATTGTGGAAAATCATACTGAGGAAAAAAGAGCAGGATATTTAAGTATAATAATTGATGAAATTATTAAAGAAAGTAGGGAAGAGGTTGCCTATTATTTGGATAATACATTACTTGCAATGATGTATCTTTACGAAAAATACAAATTTCCGGAGTATAAGGATTACATTGAAAACAATTGTGGAAAAATTTCTGATACTAATTTGAAAAAACATTTGACTATTTTAGGTTTATACAATTTTCCCCCTGAAGAAAATGATGAATATTATAAATTATGGTACAATATTTTAGTTAAAAACGAATTTGGTTATAGACACAATTTTGATAATTATTCTCAGATTATGTTATGGTCTGCAGAAAAAAAATATAAAAATGGTGAAATTATCAATCCGGGATTTACAAATGAAACATCAAATCCCATGATGAGTTCATCTTTTGAATTTTACAATAGATTGATTAAGTCGAATCAATATAAAGAGGAAGCTTTAAAGAAAATTATTGATATTCTTGTTAGTATTAAAGCATTTGATTTTGCTCTTCATTATGCTGAAATACTAAAAAATTACAATGATTCTTTTAAGTTCAAAACGATTTATGATATGTTGAAAAGAGAAAGCTATGTCTAA
- the gap gene encoding type I glyceraldehyde-3-phosphate dehydrogenase yields MTIRVGINGFGRIGRVVFRAISERNDIEVVGINDLADAKTFAHLLKYDSIHGKFNGDVKAGEGCLIVNGKEIKLSQERDPANLPWKELGVDIAIESTGVFRKREQIEKHIAAGARKVVLTVPSKDKVDNTIVLGVNDSDLRPEDKIVSNASCTTNCLAPVVKVLQEKFGIEHGLMNTIHAYTKDQETLDSPHEDLRRARAAAENIIPTTTGAAKAVAEVIPALKGKLDGLAMRVPVKDGSVVDLTVKLSKDVTKEEINAAIKNAAETEMKGILEYCVDPIVSSDIIGNPHSSIFDSLSTMVIGGNLVKIVSWYDNENGYSNRVVDLAIKMAKI; encoded by the coding sequence ATGACTATCAGAGTTGGTATTAATGGTTTTGGAAGAATCGGTAGAGTTGTTTTCAGAGCAATCAGTGAAAGAAATGACATTGAAGTTGTTGGTATCAATGACTTAGCTGATGCAAAAACATTTGCTCATCTTCTGAAATATGATTCTATCCATGGCAAATTCAATGGTGATGTAAAAGCAGGAGAGGGTTGTTTAATAGTTAATGGTAAAGAGATCAAGCTTTCCCAAGAGAGAGATCCTGCAAATCTTCCTTGGAAAGAATTAGGTGTTGATATAGCTATTGAATCAACAGGTGTTTTTAGAAAAAGAGAGCAGATTGAGAAACATATTGCAGCTGGAGCAAGAAAAGTTGTTCTTACTGTTCCTTCAAAAGATAAAGTTGATAATACCATCGTTCTTGGTGTAAACGATAGCGACCTTAGACCTGAAGATAAAATTGTTTCTAATGCTTCTTGTACTACAAATTGTCTTGCTCCTGTAGTAAAAGTTCTACAAGAAAAATTTGGTATTGAACACGGTCTAATGAACACTATCCACGCATACACTAAAGATCAAGAAACTCTTGATTCTCCTCATGAAGATTTGAGAAGAGCAAGAGCTGCTGCTGAAAATATTATTCCTACAACAACAGGAGCTGCTAAAGCTGTTGCTGAAGTAATTCCAGCATTAAAAGGAAAGCTTGACGGTTTGGCTATGAGAGTTCCAGTAAAAGACGGATCAGTTGTAGACTTAACGGTAAAATTATCTAAAGATGTTACTAAAGAAGAGATCAATGCTGCAATTAAAAATGCCGCAGAAACTGAAATGAAAGGTATTTTAGAATATTGTGTAGATCCTATCGTTTCATCTGACATAATTGGAAATCCACATTCCAGCATTTTCGATTCCTTATCAACAATGGTAATCGGTGGAAACCTTGTAAAAATAGTTTCATGGTATGATAATGAAAATGGATATTCTAATAGAGTAGTTGATCTGGCAATAAAAATGGCTAAGATTTAG
- a CDS encoding histidinol-phosphatase — MKKTNYHTHSIYSDGKFNLKENIESAISNNLHILGFSDHCPLPFDSSWAMKLNDYDTYINEINELKIQYQEKIKILAGLELDYIPEIIDENNKFFDTEKLDYVIGSIHLLGDPSNGELWSVDHSFDKIKNGCERDYQGNFRTMVEDYYRRILLMAENTKPDIIGHLDLVKIRNTNNRIFNENESWYLDAVYNALISVKANDCIVEINTGGVSRGYTDSFYPSDIILKIINELKIPVMINSDAHRIEHICGKFEEAFEKLKLLGFTELVVIDINGRNFQKL, encoded by the coding sequence TTGAAAAAAACAAATTATCACACTCACTCGATCTACAGTGATGGCAAGTTTAATTTAAAAGAAAATATAGAATCTGCAATTAGTAATAATTTACATATTCTTGGTTTCTCTGATCACTGTCCCCTACCTTTTGATTCCAGTTGGGCTATGAAACTAAATGATTATGATACTTATATTAACGAGATTAACGAACTTAAAATTCAATATCAAGAAAAAATCAAAATTCTAGCAGGTTTAGAACTGGATTATATTCCTGAAATAATTGATGAGAACAACAAATTTTTTGACACTGAAAAATTAGACTATGTAATTGGTTCCATTCATTTATTAGGCGATCCTTCAAATGGCGAACTATGGTCTGTTGATCACAGTTTTGATAAAATAAAAAATGGTTGTGAACGGGATTATCAAGGAAATTTTCGGACAATGGTTGAAGACTATTACAGAAGGATCTTACTTATGGCTGAAAATACAAAACCAGATATTATAGGACATTTAGATCTTGTAAAGATAAGAAATACTAACAATCGAATTTTTAATGAAAATGAATCATGGTATTTAGATGCAGTTTATAATGCCTTAATTTCAGTTAAAGCAAACGATTGCATTGTGGAAATTAACACGGGTGGAGTTTCGAGAGGTTATACTGATTCATTTTACCCATCAGATATAATTCTCAAAATTATCAATGAATTGAAAATCCCTGTTATGATTAATTCTGACGCCCATCGCATTGAACATATTTGTGGAAAATTTGAAGAAGCCTTTGAAAAGCTGAAATTGTTAGGATTTACAGAACTAGTAGTAATAGACATAAATGGAAGAAATTTTCAAAAACTCTAA
- a CDS encoding S9 family peptidase, which produces MEYPFTRESQKVDNYFGVEITDPYDWLEDDHSEETKEWVRQQQGFTENYLSKIPEREGIKQRLLELANYEKYSTPFKKGDYYYFYYNSGVLNQMQIYRQKGLNGEKELVLDPNLLSKDGTTSAYISEFSPCYKFCAITISQAGSDWSELRVFNLEKLDWENDLIKWSKFSGTSWDKDGFLYSRYDEPSNEGALKDVNENHRVFYHKLGTNQEDDILIFEDKRFPKRFNSAYFSNDKSVVFLNVSEGTDGSEIRYKKVGDSEFKTIVKGFDTNSYTIGLMEDKVLVQTNLDAPNYKLVLIDPINPNRENWIDVVKEDEFVLESSMIVKDKLVLNYLKDACNELKVYNLKGDFVRNIEFDSKGMIAVSADEDQSEFFVKTLSFTDPGTTYRLNIENDMIEEFKKTITKSDLSNFVTEQIFFTSKDGTKVPMFIVRRRDIKLDGNNPVMLYGYGGFNVSLTPSYAYTIIPFVEKGGIYAQVTLRGGGEYGEEWHKAGMKFNKQNVFDDFISAAEFLIKENYTNSNKIAIRGGSNGGLLVGACMTQRPDLFRVAIPEVGVLDMLKFHKFTIGWGWAVEYGSSENEDEFKYILNYSPLHNIKEGVKYPATMIKTADHDDRVVPAHSFKFAAELQKKSLKAENPYLIRIDIDAGHGGSSLAKLIDSTSDTLAFIYKHLEV; this is translated from the coding sequence ATGGAGTATCCTTTTACGAGAGAAAGTCAAAAAGTAGATAACTATTTTGGTGTTGAGATAACTGATCCTTATGATTGGTTGGAAGATGACCATTCAGAAGAGACAAAAGAATGGGTTAGACAACAGCAGGGTTTTACAGAAAATTATCTTTCTAAAATACCTGAGAGAGAAGGAATTAAGCAAAGATTGCTTGAACTTGCAAATTACGAAAAATATTCAACACCGTTTAAAAAAGGAGATTATTACTATTTTTATTACAATAGTGGGGTTTTGAATCAGATGCAGATCTATAGACAAAAAGGTTTGAACGGTGAAAAAGAATTGGTTCTAGATCCTAACCTTCTATCAAAAGATGGAACAACATCTGCGTATATTTCTGAATTTTCACCTTGTTATAAATTTTGTGCTATTACAATTAGTCAAGCTGGGTCGGATTGGAGTGAACTCAGAGTCTTCAATCTTGAAAAACTTGACTGGGAGAATGATCTTATTAAATGGTCTAAGTTTTCTGGAACGTCATGGGATAAAGATGGATTTCTTTACTCTAGATATGATGAACCATCAAATGAAGGAGCATTGAAAGATGTAAATGAAAATCATAGAGTTTTCTATCACAAACTTGGAACAAATCAAGAAGATGATATATTAATTTTTGAAGATAAAAGATTTCCAAAAAGATTCAATAGTGCATATTTTTCAAATGATAAATCTGTTGTTTTCTTGAATGTGTCAGAGGGAACTGATGGTAGTGAGATAAGATACAAGAAAGTTGGTGATTCTGAATTCAAAACAATAGTTAAAGGGTTTGATACAAATTCATATACAATAGGTTTAATGGAAGACAAAGTTCTAGTTCAAACAAATTTAGATGCTCCAAATTATAAATTAGTTCTTATTGATCCTATTAATCCAAATAGAGAAAATTGGATTGATGTTGTGAAAGAGGATGAATTTGTTTTAGAGTCATCTATGATTGTCAAAGACAAGCTGGTTTTGAATTATTTAAAAGATGCTTGTAATGAGCTAAAAGTTTATAATTTGAAAGGTGATTTTGTAAGAAATATTGAGTTTGATAGTAAAGGAATGATTGCTGTTTCTGCTGACGAAGATCAAAGTGAGTTTTTTGTGAAAACACTATCGTTTACTGATCCTGGAACTACTTATAGACTGAATATCGAGAATGACATGATTGAAGAGTTCAAGAAAACTATTACAAAATCTGACTTATCTAATTTTGTTACAGAACAGATTTTTTTCACATCTAAAGATGGTACAAAAGTTCCAATGTTTATTGTAAGAAGAAGAGATATTAAGCTAGATGGAAATAATCCTGTAATGCTCTATGGTTATGGTGGCTTCAATGTTAGCTTAACACCTTCATACGCTTATACAATTATTCCATTTGTCGAAAAAGGTGGAATTTATGCTCAAGTTACGTTGCGAGGTGGGGGAGAATACGGTGAAGAATGGCATAAAGCAGGAATGAAATTCAATAAACAAAATGTATTTGATGATTTTATTTCTGCAGCTGAATTTCTAATAAAGGAGAATTATACAAATAGCAATAAAATTGCTATTCGTGGAGGATCAAACGGAGGGCTATTAGTTGGTGCTTGTATGACTCAAAGACCTGATCTTTTTAGAGTTGCAATTCCTGAAGTTGGTGTTTTGGATATGTTAAAATTCCACAAGTTTACAATCGGTTGGGGATGGGCTGTTGAATATGGTAGTAGTGAAAATGAGGATGAATTTAAATACATTTTGAATTATTCACCACTACATAATATTAAAGAAGGTGTAAAGTATCCTGCAACGATGATAAAAACGGCTGATCATGATGACAGAGTTGTTCCTGCCCATTCATTCAAATTTGCTGCTGAACTTCAAAAGAAAAGCTTAAAAGCTGAAAACCCTTATTTAATCAGAATAGATATTGACGCTGGTCATGGAGGAAGTAGCTTGGCAAAATTGATTGATAGCACTTCTGATACATTGGCATTCATCTATAAGCATCTGGAAGTATAA
- the ettA gene encoding energy-dependent translational throttle protein EttA, which produces MAEDNKIIYSMYKVEKKHGTKQILKDISLSYFYGAKIGVIGLNGSGKSSLLKILAGVDPNFNGQTYVVPGYTIGYLEQEPLVDSNKTVREVVEEGVSSTMQLMKEFNEISERFAEEMTDDEMNSLMEKQSILQDKLDAADAWDIDSKLEMAMDALRCPPAETNVSVLSGGEKRRVALCRLLLSKPDILLLDEPTNHLDAETVAWLEMHLQTYAGTVIAVTHDRYFLDNVAGWILELDRGEGIPWKGNYSSWLEQKQQRLSLEKNRNLEREKTLQRELEWIKMTPKAKHAKSRARINAYEELLNQESKESVKELQLYIPTSQRLGNLVVEVEKLKKVFDDRVIFEDLNFSLPPGGIVGIIGPNGAGKTTLFNLITSAISPDEGSIKIGETVKIGYVNQNRDDLDPEKSVWEMVSGGNDMIEIGTKRENSRAYVSRFNFSGSDQQKKVSLLSGGERNRLQLSMVLKEGANLLLLDEPTNDLDVNTIRALEEGLLNFSGCAVVISHDRWFLDRICTHILAFEGDSKAYFFEGNFTEYEENKKKRLGKDSTIPKRIKYRYLTR; this is translated from the coding sequence ATGGCTGAAGACAACAAAATCATCTATTCCATGTACAAAGTAGAAAAAAAGCATGGTACAAAGCAGATATTAAAGGATATATCACTTTCCTATTTTTATGGTGCTAAAATTGGAGTGATAGGGTTGAATGGTTCCGGTAAAAGTTCTCTATTAAAAATTCTTGCTGGTGTCGATCCCAATTTTAATGGCCAGACATATGTCGTTCCTGGTTATACTATTGGTTATCTGGAACAAGAGCCACTTGTAGATAGCAACAAAACTGTAAGAGAAGTTGTTGAAGAGGGTGTTTCATCAACTATGCAACTAATGAAAGAGTTCAATGAAATCAGCGAAAGGTTTGCCGAAGAGATGACTGACGATGAGATGAACTCCCTTATGGAAAAACAAAGCATTTTACAAGATAAACTTGATGCCGCCGATGCTTGGGATATTGACTCAAAACTTGAGATGGCAATGGATGCTCTTAGATGCCCTCCTGCTGAAACCAATGTTTCTGTTTTATCTGGAGGTGAAAAAAGAAGGGTAGCATTATGTAGATTATTACTAAGTAAACCTGACATTCTTTTACTGGATGAACCTACGAACCATCTGGATGCCGAGACAGTAGCCTGGCTGGAAATGCACTTACAAACTTATGCAGGAACCGTAATTGCTGTAACTCACGATAGATACTTCCTCGACAATGTTGCAGGCTGGATTCTTGAGCTGGACAGAGGAGAAGGAATTCCTTGGAAAGGTAATTACTCTTCGTGGCTTGAGCAAAAGCAGCAGAGACTTTCACTTGAAAAGAACCGAAATCTGGAAAGAGAGAAGACTCTTCAAAGAGAGCTTGAATGGATTAAAATGACGCCAAAAGCAAAACATGCGAAATCAAGAGCTCGTATTAATGCCTATGAAGAGTTATTAAATCAGGAGTCCAAAGAAAGTGTAAAAGAATTGCAATTATACATTCCAACTAGTCAAAGACTTGGAAATTTAGTTGTAGAAGTTGAGAAATTAAAAAAAGTTTTTGACGACAGAGTAATATTTGAGGATCTTAATTTTTCCTTACCCCCTGGTGGGATTGTGGGAATTATCGGACCAAATGGAGCTGGAAAAACAACACTTTTCAATCTGATTACTTCTGCCATATCTCCAGATGAAGGGTCGATTAAAATTGGAGAAACGGTAAAAATTGGATATGTAAATCAGAATAGAGATGATCTAGATCCAGAAAAGAGTGTCTGGGAAATGGTTTCTGGTGGAAACGATATGATTGAAATCGGAACAAAAAGAGAAAACTCCAGAGCCTATGTTTCAAGATTCAATTTCTCAGGCAGCGATCAACAGAAAAAAGTTTCATTACTTTCAGGTGGTGAGCGAAACAGACTTCAACTTTCAATGGTTTTAAAAGAAGGTGCAAACCTGTTACTTCTAGATGAACCTACAAATGATCTAGATGTTAATACAATAAGAGCACTTGAAGAAGGATTATTGAATTTCTCTGGCTGTGCGGTTGTTATTAGTCATGACAGATGGTTTTTAGACAGAATCTGTACTCATATTTTAGCATTTGAAGGAGATTCTAAGGCGTATTTCTTTGAAGGGAATTTTACTGAGTACGAAGAAAATAAGAAAAAAAGACTCGGTAAAGATTCAACAATTCCGAAAAGAATCAAATATAGATATTTAACTAGATAA
- a CDS encoding trimeric intracellular cation channel family protein: MNIVYILDMVGTATFAISGALTAAEKKFDLLGILFIGFVTAVGGGTIRDLLLGNYPVFWVTDLNYFLVIFISGLITFLFIKLVKQYNKILLFPDAIGLGVFTIIGIKKSLIFNIHFPGSIMMGVSTAVMGGVIRDVLTNRVPLIMRKEIYATACIAGGIVYYILAKCSFQNLYIYLISAATVSFVRIMAIKYNLYLPSRKL; encoded by the coding sequence TTGAATATTGTCTATATACTGGATATGGTTGGAACAGCAACATTTGCAATAAGTGGAGCATTAACTGCTGCAGAAAAAAAATTTGATCTTTTAGGCATATTATTTATTGGGTTTGTTACTGCAGTAGGTGGTGGTACAATAAGAGATTTATTGCTTGGAAATTATCCTGTTTTTTGGGTTACAGATTTAAACTATTTCCTCGTTATATTTATTTCAGGATTAATTACTTTTCTATTCATAAAGCTTGTTAAACAATACAATAAGATTTTGCTATTTCCTGATGCTATTGGTTTGGGTGTATTTACAATTATTGGAATTAAAAAATCACTAATTTTTAATATCCATTTTCCTGGTTCAATAATGATGGGAGTTTCAACAGCAGTAATGGGTGGAGTGATTAGGGATGTACTGACAAATAGAGTACCTTTGATTATGAGAAAAGAGATTTATGCTACGGCATGTATTGCGGGTGGAATTGTTTACTATATATTGGCTAAATGTTCTTTCCAAAATTTGTATATCTATCTTATTTCAGCAGCAACTGTTTCATTTGTAAGAATCATGGCAATAAAATATAACTTATATCTTCCTAGTAGAAAACTATAG